Proteins co-encoded in one Acidithiobacillus caldus ATCC 51756 genomic window:
- the rfbB gene encoding dTDP-glucose 4,6-dehydratase, translating to MPNTDIFPEKRLLVTGGAGFIGANFCHYWLQQHPRATLVVLDALTYAGNRHSLAGLEARPGFRFVQGDINDEALVVRLLRDHRLNVVVHFAAESHVDRSIHDPDAFIRSNILGTHSLLRAAKTVWLDDPQGSVPHRFHHISTDEVYGSLSPGDAPFREDTPYAPNSPYAASKAGSDHLVRAYHHTYGLQTTTSNCSNNYGPFHFPEKLIPLVILNILHGKTLPIYGDGRQIRDWLYVEDHCRGIAQILERGTVGESYNIGGCNEWSNLDIVELICAEIDAIFAQDGAWLRRYPQAAPAHGRPSAELIQHVRDRPGHDRRYAIDASKIRKELGFAPQYTFAEGIRQTIRWYLEHREWWQPVLDGSYRDWIARHYG from the coding sequence ATGCCGAACACGGACATCTTCCCCGAAAAACGCCTGCTGGTAACGGGCGGTGCCGGTTTCATCGGGGCCAATTTCTGCCATTACTGGCTGCAGCAGCATCCACGGGCCACTCTGGTGGTGCTGGATGCCCTGACCTATGCCGGCAACCGACATAGCCTGGCGGGCCTCGAGGCACGTCCGGGCTTTCGCTTCGTGCAGGGGGATATCAACGATGAGGCACTGGTGGTACGTTTGTTGCGCGACCATCGCCTCAATGTCGTGGTGCACTTTGCCGCCGAGAGCCACGTCGATCGCTCCATCCACGACCCAGACGCCTTCATTCGCAGCAATATACTCGGCACCCACAGTCTGCTGCGGGCAGCCAAGACCGTCTGGCTGGACGATCCCCAGGGCTCCGTCCCGCACCGCTTCCACCACATTTCCACGGATGAGGTCTATGGCAGCCTCAGCCCAGGCGACGCGCCCTTTCGCGAGGACACCCCCTACGCACCCAACTCACCCTATGCCGCCAGCAAGGCGGGGTCCGACCATCTGGTGCGGGCCTATCACCACACCTACGGGCTGCAGACGACCACCAGCAACTGCTCTAACAATTACGGCCCCTTCCATTTCCCGGAAAAGCTCATCCCCCTGGTTATTCTCAACATCCTGCACGGCAAGACACTGCCCATCTACGGCGATGGACGGCAGATCCGCGACTGGCTGTATGTCGAGGACCACTGTCGAGGCATCGCCCAGATTCTGGAGCGGGGCACGGTGGGCGAGAGCTACAACATCGGCGGCTGTAACGAGTGGAGCAATCTGGACATCGTCGAGCTCATCTGCGCGGAGATCGATGCGATCTTTGCCCAGGACGGTGCCTGGCTAAGGCGCTATCCGCAGGCGGCACCTGCCCACGGACGACCCAGCGCCGAACTCATCCAGCACGTCCGCGATCGCCCCGGACACGATCGCCGCTACGCCATCGACGCCAGCAAGATCCGCAAGGAGTTGGGTTTTGCACCGCAGTATACCTTTGCCGAGGGCATCCGCCAGACCATTCGCTGGTATCTGGAGCACCGGGAGTGGTGGCAGCCGGTACTGGACGGCAGCTATCGCGACTGGATAGCGCGCCACTACGGCTGA
- a CDS encoding DUF3579 domain-containing protein gives MIIIEGITASGRKFRPSAWAEMLIEGVGLAHFGIDHKIHYLPYIEPATINGNAAILMDEELEKIRPEAYKEILHFAKENHLVMHYEPGSVAQKRASLLGEMPRRDSRRSSPG, from the coding sequence ATGATCATCATTGAAGGAATCACGGCCAGCGGGCGGAAGTTTCGACCCTCGGCCTGGGCGGAGATGCTCATCGAGGGCGTGGGCCTTGCCCATTTTGGTATCGACCACAAGATCCATTATCTGCCATACATCGAGCCCGCCACCATCAACGGTAACGCCGCCATCCTCATGGACGAGGAACTGGAAAAGATCCGTCCCGAGGCCTACAAGGAGATTCTCCATTTCGCCAAGGAAAATCATCTGGTAATGCACTACGAGCCGGGCAGCGTCGCGCAAAAGCGTGCCAGCCTGCTGGGTGAGATGCCACGACGCGACTCCCGCCGCAGCAGCCCCGGATGA
- the rfbD gene encoding dTDP-4-dehydrorhamnose reductase, with amino-acid sequence MGPEAMAGASRKRVLVTGAGGQVGRALAQTVPAEVDAVFLHRQALDVADAGSVAKALAAHRPQVIINAAAYTAVDRAESEADQAYAINAQGPAHLARAARELGAELLHISTDFVFSGSQGQPYRPEDPTAPINAYGASKVAGEEAIAAILGEQALILRTSWVYAPWGQNFLQTMLRLMENRPLLRVVCDQVGSPTSAHSLAGALWRALARPDFRGIQHWTDAGVASWYDFAVAIQEEALALGLLSRRIPIEAIPSSAYPTPARRPANSQLDKSRSYAALGAAAHWRVALRETLAAQATVSSA; translated from the coding sequence ATGGGCCCTGAAGCCATGGCGGGAGCAAGTCGCAAACGGGTGCTGGTCACAGGGGCCGGGGGCCAGGTGGGCCGCGCCTTGGCGCAGACGGTGCCAGCGGAGGTCGATGCCGTTTTCCTCCATCGGCAAGCCCTGGATGTCGCCGACGCGGGATCCGTAGCTAAAGCCCTTGCCGCCCATCGGCCCCAGGTCATCATCAATGCCGCTGCCTACACCGCCGTGGACCGCGCTGAATCCGAGGCCGATCAGGCCTACGCCATCAACGCCCAAGGCCCGGCCCATCTGGCTCGCGCCGCCCGAGAACTGGGTGCGGAACTGCTGCACATCTCCACGGACTTCGTGTTTTCGGGGAGTCAAGGACAACCCTACCGCCCCGAAGATCCCACTGCCCCCATCAATGCCTACGGCGCCAGTAAGGTGGCGGGTGAAGAGGCCATAGCGGCGATCCTCGGCGAGCAAGCCCTCATTCTGCGCACGAGTTGGGTGTATGCGCCCTGGGGGCAAAATTTTCTGCAGACCATGCTGCGGCTCATGGAAAACCGGCCGCTGCTGCGCGTCGTCTGTGATCAGGTGGGGAGCCCCACCTCCGCCCACAGCCTTGCCGGTGCCCTCTGGCGGGCGCTTGCGCGACCCGATTTTCGCGGTATCCAGCACTGGACCGATGCCGGGGTCGCCTCCTGGTACGATTTTGCCGTGGCCATCCAGGAAGAGGCCTTGGCTTTGGGGCTGCTTTCCCGCCGCATCCCCATCGAAGCCATTCCCAGTAGCGCCTACCCTACCCCGGCCCGGCGTCCCGCCAACAGCCAGTTGGACAAGAGCCGATCCTACGCCGCTCTGGGTGCCGCGGCGCACTGGCGCGTCGCCCTGCGCGAGACGCTGGCCGCCCAGGCCACTGTATCCTCTGCTTGA